From a single Vanacampus margaritifer isolate UIUO_Vmar chromosome 15, RoL_Vmar_1.0, whole genome shotgun sequence genomic region:
- the nrcama gene encoding neuronal cell adhesion molecule a isoform X16, translating into MDFTVVHLNVGENTMRSLGSGAVLLLVILLSHVTSALEVPLDLPQPPTITLQSPKDYIFDPRENIVIHCEAKGKPHPNFSWTRNGSHFDVEQDSKVLMKPGSGTLVIDISGEKAEAYEGTYQCTAHNDHGTALSNNIVIRQSRSPLWSKERLEAITVQMGVSLVLQCRPPAGLPPPVIFWMDNIFQRLPLDNRVSQALNGDLYFSNVLPEDNRNDYICYARFPYTQTIQQKQPISVTVLETNPTGERRPGFMTPLGATSTKMVLRGETLELECIAEGLPTPEMSWQKDGGELPTSRVSFLNYKKTLKVLDVSEADAGDYACTATNRLGTAHHAIKVTVKAAPFWISAPRNLILAPNETGILNCRVSGDPKPDISWFVNGVSIENAPEDPTRKVDADTVILTRVQSGSSAVYQCNASNEFGYLIANAFVSVLAEPPRVLTPPNQVYQVITNSPALLHCATFGSPIPTITWYKDGQISIKSEDPYVIHENGTLEINVAQSQNSGKYTCIASNSLGIKENHVFLQVKEPTRILKQPEYKVVQRGMSAVFECKVKHDPSLVPTMTWLKNNGELPDDERFEVDTDSLVIKDVTDEDEGTYTCIMNTTLDRDFASATLTVVEATPTPAIVYEKPDPPADLELTDQTERSVQLTWIPGDEHNSPTQKFLIQYEDLLHQPGMWVNMTEVAGTSTTAQLELSPYVYYSFRVLAKNQVGYSQPSLPSRQYRTNPSAPDENPSDVRGEGKEPGNLVISWTSLTGFQSNGPGLEYKVLWRQKDVDQDWSSKTVANASHFVVSGVPVYVPYEIKVQALNDYGNGPEAAVVVGYSGEDVPLSAPDGVMVTVHNSTMAQVHWEPVSSNSVRGKLKGYKVYYRRERGLHATEEEVAQESQDQILTFSGNRTEGHLLGLQPYSLYNIFIRVLNSKGEGPQSQDKQFETPEGVPGPPSFLNALNPNLDSLTLEWGPPLNKNGRLIGYTLKYQPVVNSTEVGPVTVLDFLVNETTVTLDNLNSSVLYKFYLSAKTIKGAGANFTKEASTVMETTHTRTAVETGKGPTEPPPHPTFPVTQSALPPLHKAPSLAPVFGIVNTSVSEECAVITWEYFGHHKNIYVEYTVENSKEDWKKESVNGSHSHILKGLKPGTSYRVRVVARDPAGPTLHTTNEEVVTVPAVPSRHVDIATQGWFIGLMCAIALLILVLLIVCFIKRNKGGKYPVKEKEEAHQDPEIQPMKEDDGTFGEYSDTEDHKPLKGSRTPSNGTVRRDESDDSLVDYGEGGDGQFNEDGSFIGQYSGKKEKDTHEGNESSEAPSPVNAMNSFV; encoded by the exons ATGGACTTCACCGTGGTCCACCTCAACGTGGGTGAGAACACGATGAGGTCTTTGGGCTCCGGAGCCGTTCTTCTTCTCGTGATCCTCTTGAGTCACGTGACGTCAGCGCTGGAAGTGCCCCTTGATC TGCCGCAGCCCCCCACTATTACGCTACAGTCCCCGAAGGATTACATCTTCGACCCGCGGGAGAACATCGTCATCCACTGTGAAGCCAAAGGGAAGCCGCACCCCAA CTTTTCTTGGACGAGGAATGGGAGCCATTTTGATGTGGAGCAAGACTCCAAAGTTCTTATGAAACCTGGTTCAGGAACTCTGGTCATTGACATCAGTGGGGAAAAGGCGGAAGCCTACGAGGGGACGTACCAGTGCACGGCCCACAACGATCACGGCACAGCGCTCTCCAACAACATCGTCATCAGACAGTCCA GGTCCCCCTTGTGGTCGAAAGAAAGACTTGAGGCCATCACGGTGCAGATGGGGGTCTCGCTGGTGCTGCAGTGCCGCCCCCCGGCAGGGCTGCCCCCTCCCGTCATATTTTGGATGGATAACA TCTTCCAGAGGTTGCCGCTGGACAATCGAGTGTCCCAAGCCCTGAACGGAGACTTGTACTTCTCCAATGTCCTCCCGGAGGACAACAGGAATGACTACATCTGCTATGCCCGCTTTCCATATACGCAAACCATCCAGCAGAAGCAGCCCATCTCCGTCACAGTGCTGGAGA CCAACCCAACAGGGGAGCGCCGCCCCGGGTTCATGACGCCTTTGGGTGCTACCAGCACCAAGATGGTCCTGCGAGGGGAGACCCTGGAGCTGGAATGCATCGCCGAAGGCTT GCCCACCCCGGAGATGTCTtggcagaaagatggcggcgagcTGCCGACCAGCAGGGTTTCCTTCCTCAACTACAAGAAAACACTTAAGGTTTTGGACGTGAGCGAAGCGGATGCTGGCGACTACGCCTGCACGGCGACCAATCGCCTGGGAACCGCACATCACGCCATCAAAGTCACCGTTAAAG CTGCTCCATTCTGGATCAGCGCTCCCAGGAACCTGATCCTCGCCCCAAATGAGACCGGCATCCTGAATTGCAGAGTCAGCGGAGACCCGAAGCCGGATATTAGTTGGTTTGTCAATGGAGTCTCAATAGAAA ACGCTCCCGAGGACCCCACGCGCAAGGTGGATGCCGATACGGTAATTCTTACCCGTGTCCAGTCCGGGTCCAGTGCGGTTTACCAGTGCAACGCGTCCAATGAATTTGGCTACCTGATCGCCAACGCCTTCGTCAGTGTGCTCG CCGAGCCCCCGAGGGTGCTTACTCCTCCCAACCAAGTGTACCAGGTCATCACCAATAGCCCGGCTTTACTACATTGTGCCACTTTCGGCTCACCGATCCCGACCATCACGTG GTACAAGGATGGTCAGATCAGCATCAAGAGCGAAGACCCCTACGTGATCCACGAGAACGGCACCCTGGAGATCAACGTGGCCCAGTCGCAAAACAGCGGCAAGTACACGTGCATCGCCAGCAACAGCCTGGGCATCAAAGAGAACCACgttttcctccaagtcaaagaGCCCACGCGCATCCTCAAGCAGCCGGAGTACAAAGTGGTGCAACGGGGCATGAGCGCCGTCTTCGAGTGCAAAGTCAAACACGACCCGTCTCTCGTCCCCACCATGACCTGGCTCAAAAACAACGGCGAGCTGCCCGACGACGAGAG GTTCGAGGTGGATACCGACAGTTTGGTCATCAAAGACGTGACGGATGAAGACGAGGGCACTTACACGTGCATCATGAACACAACCCTGGACCGGGATTTCGCCAGCGCCACGCTTACCGTCGTCG AGGCTACTCCCACTCCAGCTATTGTCTACG AGAAACCGGACCCGCCCGCTGATCTGGAACTCACTGACCAAACTGAACGGAGCGTTCAGCTCACCTGGATCCCTGGAGATGAACACAACAGTCCCACACAAA AGTTTTTGATCCAGTATGAGGATTTGCTGCACCAGCCCGGCATGTGGGTCAACATGACAGAAGTGGCTGGTACGAGCACCACGGCGCAACTGGAGCTCTCGCCGTACGTCTACTACTCCTTCCGGGTTCTGGCCAAGAATCAGGTGGGCTACAGCCAACCCAGCCTGCCGTCGCGCCAGTACAGAACCAACCCGTCAG CCCCTGATGAGAATCCGTCAGATGTCCGGGGAGAAGGAAAAGAACCTGGCAACCTGGTCATCTCCTGGACT TCGCTAACAGGATTCCAGTCAAATGGGCCCGGGCTGGAGTACAAGGTGCTGTGGAGACAAAAGGACGTGGATCAAGATTGGTCCTCCAAGACGGTGGCCAACGCGTCCCATTTTGTCGTGTCCGGGGTTCCCGTCTACGTTCCCTACGAGATCAAAGTTCAAGCGCTGAACGATTACGGCAACGGGCCGGAGGCCGCCGTCGTCGTCGGATACTCCGGGGAAGACG TGCCTTTGTCCGCCCCCGATGGCGTGATGGTGACGGTTCACAACAGCACGATGGCACAAGTGCACTGGGAGCCGGTGTCCTCCAACTCGGTCCGTGGGAAACTAAAGGGCTACAAG GTGTACTACCGTCGCGAGCGAGGCTTGCATGCGACCGAGGAGGAAGTGGCTCAAGAGTCGCAAGATCAGATTCTGACCTTCAGCGGGAACCGGACCGAGGGACACCTGCTGGGCCTGCAACCCTACAGCCTGTACAACATCTTCATCAGGGTTCTGAATAGCAAAGGAGAAGGTCCTCAGAGTCAGGATAAGCAATTTGAGACACCTGAGGGAG TTCCAGGACCGCCTTCTTTTCTAAACGCCCTGAATCCCAATTTGGACTCGCTCACTCTGGAATGGGGCCCACCACTGAACAAAAATGGACGTCTCATTGGATACACGCTTAAATACCAGCCAG TCGTGAATAGCACCGAAGTGGGGCCCGTCACCGTCCTGGATTTTCTGGTCAACGAGACCACCGTGACGCTGGACAACCTGAATTCCAGCGTCCTCTACAAGTTCTACCTGAGTGCAAAGACCATCAAAGGCGCCGGCGCCAATTTCACCAAAGAGGCCTCCACCGTCATGGAAACGA CTCATACTCGTACCGCTGTCGAGACGGGCAAAG GCCCCACTGAGCCCCCTCCTCACCCAACCTTCCCCGTCACTCAGTCTGCACTCCCCCCGCTTCACAAGG CGCCCTCTTTAGCTCCTGTGTTTGGCATAGTGAACACATCAGTTTCGGAGGAGTGCGCAGTGATCACTTGGGAATACTTTGGACACCATAAGAACATTTATGTGGAATACACGGTAGAAAACA GTAAAGAGGACTGGAAAAAGGAGTCTGTAAACGGCTCTCACTCGCATATTTTAAAAGGGTTAAAGCCGGGGACGTCCTATAGGGTGCGCGTGGTAGCTCGAGACCCGGCCGGGCCGACGCTCCACACCACAAATGAAGAAGTGGTTACAGTGCCAG CCGTGCCCAGTCGACATGTGGACATCGCCACGCAAGGCTGGTTCATCGGGCTCATGTGCGCAATCGCTCTGCTCATCCTGGTGCTCCTCATCGTCTGCTTCATCAAGAGGAACAAGGGCGGCAAATATCCAG TGAAAGAGAAAGAAGAAGCCCACCAAGACCCAGAAATCCAGCCCATGAAGGAGGACGATGGCACATTTGGAGAATACAG tGACACAGAAGACCACAAGCCGCTGAAGGGCAGCCGGACGCCGTCCAACGGCACGGTGCGGCGCGACGAGAGCGACGACAGCCTGGTGGACTACGGCGAGGGCGGGGACGGCCAGTTCAACGAGGACGGCTCCTTCATCGGCCAGTACAGCGGCAAGAAGGAGAAGGACACGCACGAGGGCAACGAGAGCTCCGAGGCCCCGTCGCCCGTCAACGCCATGAACTCTTTTGTCTAA
- the nrcama gene encoding neuronal cell adhesion molecule a isoform X14 codes for MDFTVVHLNVGENTMRSLGSGAVLLLVILLSHVTSALEVPLDLPQPPTITLQSPKDYIFDPRENIVIHCEAKGKPHPNFSWTRNGSHFDVEQDSKVLMKPGSGTLVIDISGEKAEAYEGTYQCTAHNDHGTALSNNIVIRQSRSPLWSKERLEAITVQMGVSLVLQCRPPAGLPPPVIFWMDNIFQRLPLDNRVSQALNGDLYFSNVLPEDNRNDYICYARFPYTQTIQQKQPISVTVLEMDTMNETSLYNITNFSANPTGERRPGFMTPLGATSTKMVLRGETLELECIAEGLPTPEMSWQKDGGELPTSRVSFLNYKKTLKVLDVSEADAGDYACTATNRLGTAHHAIKVTVKAAPFWISAPRNLILAPNETGILNCRVSGDPKPDISWFVNGVSIENAPEDPTRKVDADTVILTRVQSGSSAVYQCNASNEFGYLIANAFVSVLAEPPRVLTPPNQVYQVITNSPALLHCATFGSPIPTITWYKDGQISIKSEDPYVIHENGTLEINVAQSQNSGKYTCIASNSLGIKENHVFLQVKEPTRILKQPEYKVVQRGMSAVFECKVKHDPSLVPTMTWLKNNGELPDDERFEVDTDSLVIKDVTDEDEGTYTCIMNTTLDRDFASATLTVVEATPTPAIVYEKPDPPADLELTDQTERSVQLTWIPGDEHNSPTQKFLIQYEDLLHQPGMWVNMTEVAGTSTTAQLELSPYVYYSFRVLAKNQVGYSQPSLPSRQYRTNPSAPDENPSDVRGEGKEPGNLVISWTSLTGFQSNGPGLEYKVLWRQKDVDQDWSSKTVANASHFVVSGVPVYVPYEIKVQALNDYGNGPEAAVVVGYSGEDVPLSAPDGVMVTVHNSTMAQVHWEPVSSNSVRGKLKGYKVYYRRERGLHATEEEVAQESQDQILTFSGNRTEGHLLGLQPYSLYNIFIRVLNSKGEGPQSQDKQFETPEGVPGPPSFLNALNPNLDSLTLEWGPPLNKNGRLIGYTLKYQPVVNSTEVGPVTVLDFLVNETTVTLDNLNSSVLYKFYLSAKTIKGAGANFTKEASTVMETTVPSRHVDIATQGWFIGLMCAIALLILVLLIVCFIKRNKGGKYPVKEKEEAHQDPEIQPMKEDDGTFGEYSDTEDHKPLKGSRTPSNGTVRRDESDDSLVDYGEGGDGQFNEDGSFIGQYSGKKEKDTHEGNESSEAPSPVNAMNSFV; via the exons ATGGACTTCACCGTGGTCCACCTCAACGTGGGTGAGAACACGATGAGGTCTTTGGGCTCCGGAGCCGTTCTTCTTCTCGTGATCCTCTTGAGTCACGTGACGTCAGCGCTGGAAGTGCCCCTTGATC TGCCGCAGCCCCCCACTATTACGCTACAGTCCCCGAAGGATTACATCTTCGACCCGCGGGAGAACATCGTCATCCACTGTGAAGCCAAAGGGAAGCCGCACCCCAA CTTTTCTTGGACGAGGAATGGGAGCCATTTTGATGTGGAGCAAGACTCCAAAGTTCTTATGAAACCTGGTTCAGGAACTCTGGTCATTGACATCAGTGGGGAAAAGGCGGAAGCCTACGAGGGGACGTACCAGTGCACGGCCCACAACGATCACGGCACAGCGCTCTCCAACAACATCGTCATCAGACAGTCCA GGTCCCCCTTGTGGTCGAAAGAAAGACTTGAGGCCATCACGGTGCAGATGGGGGTCTCGCTGGTGCTGCAGTGCCGCCCCCCGGCAGGGCTGCCCCCTCCCGTCATATTTTGGATGGATAACA TCTTCCAGAGGTTGCCGCTGGACAATCGAGTGTCCCAAGCCCTGAACGGAGACTTGTACTTCTCCAATGTCCTCCCGGAGGACAACAGGAATGACTACATCTGCTATGCCCGCTTTCCATATACGCAAACCATCCAGCAGAAGCAGCCCATCTCCGTCACAGTGCTGGAGA TGGATACAATGAATGAGACCTCTTTATACAATATCACTAACTTTAGTG CCAACCCAACAGGGGAGCGCCGCCCCGGGTTCATGACGCCTTTGGGTGCTACCAGCACCAAGATGGTCCTGCGAGGGGAGACCCTGGAGCTGGAATGCATCGCCGAAGGCTT GCCCACCCCGGAGATGTCTtggcagaaagatggcggcgagcTGCCGACCAGCAGGGTTTCCTTCCTCAACTACAAGAAAACACTTAAGGTTTTGGACGTGAGCGAAGCGGATGCTGGCGACTACGCCTGCACGGCGACCAATCGCCTGGGAACCGCACATCACGCCATCAAAGTCACCGTTAAAG CTGCTCCATTCTGGATCAGCGCTCCCAGGAACCTGATCCTCGCCCCAAATGAGACCGGCATCCTGAATTGCAGAGTCAGCGGAGACCCGAAGCCGGATATTAGTTGGTTTGTCAATGGAGTCTCAATAGAAA ACGCTCCCGAGGACCCCACGCGCAAGGTGGATGCCGATACGGTAATTCTTACCCGTGTCCAGTCCGGGTCCAGTGCGGTTTACCAGTGCAACGCGTCCAATGAATTTGGCTACCTGATCGCCAACGCCTTCGTCAGTGTGCTCG CCGAGCCCCCGAGGGTGCTTACTCCTCCCAACCAAGTGTACCAGGTCATCACCAATAGCCCGGCTTTACTACATTGTGCCACTTTCGGCTCACCGATCCCGACCATCACGTG GTACAAGGATGGTCAGATCAGCATCAAGAGCGAAGACCCCTACGTGATCCACGAGAACGGCACCCTGGAGATCAACGTGGCCCAGTCGCAAAACAGCGGCAAGTACACGTGCATCGCCAGCAACAGCCTGGGCATCAAAGAGAACCACgttttcctccaagtcaaagaGCCCACGCGCATCCTCAAGCAGCCGGAGTACAAAGTGGTGCAACGGGGCATGAGCGCCGTCTTCGAGTGCAAAGTCAAACACGACCCGTCTCTCGTCCCCACCATGACCTGGCTCAAAAACAACGGCGAGCTGCCCGACGACGAGAG GTTCGAGGTGGATACCGACAGTTTGGTCATCAAAGACGTGACGGATGAAGACGAGGGCACTTACACGTGCATCATGAACACAACCCTGGACCGGGATTTCGCCAGCGCCACGCTTACCGTCGTCG AGGCTACTCCCACTCCAGCTATTGTCTACG AGAAACCGGACCCGCCCGCTGATCTGGAACTCACTGACCAAACTGAACGGAGCGTTCAGCTCACCTGGATCCCTGGAGATGAACACAACAGTCCCACACAAA AGTTTTTGATCCAGTATGAGGATTTGCTGCACCAGCCCGGCATGTGGGTCAACATGACAGAAGTGGCTGGTACGAGCACCACGGCGCAACTGGAGCTCTCGCCGTACGTCTACTACTCCTTCCGGGTTCTGGCCAAGAATCAGGTGGGCTACAGCCAACCCAGCCTGCCGTCGCGCCAGTACAGAACCAACCCGTCAG CCCCTGATGAGAATCCGTCAGATGTCCGGGGAGAAGGAAAAGAACCTGGCAACCTGGTCATCTCCTGGACT TCGCTAACAGGATTCCAGTCAAATGGGCCCGGGCTGGAGTACAAGGTGCTGTGGAGACAAAAGGACGTGGATCAAGATTGGTCCTCCAAGACGGTGGCCAACGCGTCCCATTTTGTCGTGTCCGGGGTTCCCGTCTACGTTCCCTACGAGATCAAAGTTCAAGCGCTGAACGATTACGGCAACGGGCCGGAGGCCGCCGTCGTCGTCGGATACTCCGGGGAAGACG TGCCTTTGTCCGCCCCCGATGGCGTGATGGTGACGGTTCACAACAGCACGATGGCACAAGTGCACTGGGAGCCGGTGTCCTCCAACTCGGTCCGTGGGAAACTAAAGGGCTACAAG GTGTACTACCGTCGCGAGCGAGGCTTGCATGCGACCGAGGAGGAAGTGGCTCAAGAGTCGCAAGATCAGATTCTGACCTTCAGCGGGAACCGGACCGAGGGACACCTGCTGGGCCTGCAACCCTACAGCCTGTACAACATCTTCATCAGGGTTCTGAATAGCAAAGGAGAAGGTCCTCAGAGTCAGGATAAGCAATTTGAGACACCTGAGGGAG TTCCAGGACCGCCTTCTTTTCTAAACGCCCTGAATCCCAATTTGGACTCGCTCACTCTGGAATGGGGCCCACCACTGAACAAAAATGGACGTCTCATTGGATACACGCTTAAATACCAGCCAG TCGTGAATAGCACCGAAGTGGGGCCCGTCACCGTCCTGGATTTTCTGGTCAACGAGACCACCGTGACGCTGGACAACCTGAATTCCAGCGTCCTCTACAAGTTCTACCTGAGTGCAAAGACCATCAAAGGCGCCGGCGCCAATTTCACCAAAGAGGCCTCCACCGTCATGGAAACGA CCGTGCCCAGTCGACATGTGGACATCGCCACGCAAGGCTGGTTCATCGGGCTCATGTGCGCAATCGCTCTGCTCATCCTGGTGCTCCTCATCGTCTGCTTCATCAAGAGGAACAAGGGCGGCAAATATCCAG TGAAAGAGAAAGAAGAAGCCCACCAAGACCCAGAAATCCAGCCCATGAAGGAGGACGATGGCACATTTGGAGAATACAG tGACACAGAAGACCACAAGCCGCTGAAGGGCAGCCGGACGCCGTCCAACGGCACGGTGCGGCGCGACGAGAGCGACGACAGCCTGGTGGACTACGGCGAGGGCGGGGACGGCCAGTTCAACGAGGACGGCTCCTTCATCGGCCAGTACAGCGGCAAGAAGGAGAAGGACACGCACGAGGGCAACGAGAGCTCCGAGGCCCCGTCGCCCGTCAACGCCATGAACTCTTTTGTCTAA
- the nrcama gene encoding neuronal cell adhesion molecule a isoform X11, which produces MDFTVVHLNVGENTMRSLGSGAVLLLVILLSHVTSALEVPLDLPQPPTITLQSPKDYIFDPRENIVIHCEAKGKPHPNFSWTRNGSHFDVEQDSKVLMKPGSGTLVIDISGEKAEAYEGTYQCTAHNDHGTALSNNIVIRQSRSPLWSKERLEAITVQMGVSLVLQCRPPAGLPPPVIFWMDNIFQRLPLDNRVSQALNGDLYFSNVLPEDNRNDYICYARFPYTQTIQQKQPISVTVLEMDTMNETSLYNITNFSANPTGERRPGFMTPLGATSTKMVLRGETLELECIAEGLPTPEMSWQKDGGELPTSRVSFLNYKKTLKVLDVSEADAGDYACTATNRLGTAHHAIKVTVKAAPFWISAPRNLILAPNETGILNCRVSGDPKPDISWFVNGVSIENAPEDPTRKVDADTVILTRVQSGSSAVYQCNASNEFGYLIANAFVSVLAEPPRVLTPPNQVYQVITNSPALLHCATFGSPIPTITWYKDGQISIKSEDPYVIHENGTLEINVAQSQNSGKYTCIASNSLGIKENHVFLQVKEPTRILKQPEYKVVQRGMSAVFECKVKHDPSLVPTMTWLKNNGELPDDERFEVDTDSLVIKDVTDEDEGTYTCIMNTTLDRDFASATLTVVEKPDPPADLELTDQTERSVQLTWIPGDEHNSPTQKFLIQYEDLLHQPGMWVNMTEVAGTSTTAQLELSPYVYYSFRVLAKNQVGYSQPSLPSRQYRTNPSAPDENPSDVRGEGKEPGNLVISWTSLTGFQSNGPGLEYKVLWRQKDVDQDWSSKTVANASHFVVSGVPVYVPYEIKVQALNDYGNGPEAAVVVGYSGEDVPLSAPDGVMVTVHNSTMAQVHWEPVSSNSVRGKLKGYKVYYRRERGLHATEEEVAQESQDQILTFSGNRTEGHLLGLQPYSLYNIFIRVLNSKGEGPQSQDKQFETPEGVPGPPSFLNALNPNLDSLTLEWGPPLNKNGRLIGYTLKYQPVVNSTEVGPVTVLDFLVNETTVTLDNLNSSVLYKFYLSAKTIKGAGANFTKEASTVMETTVPSRHVDIATQGWFIGLMCAIALLILVLLIVCFIKRNKGGKYPVKEKEEAHQDPEIQPMKEDDGTFGEYSDTEDHKPLKGSRTPSNGTVRRDESDDSLVDYGEGGDGQFNEDGSFIGQYSGKKEKDTHEGNESSEAPSPVNAMNSFV; this is translated from the exons ATGGACTTCACCGTGGTCCACCTCAACGTGGGTGAGAACACGATGAGGTCTTTGGGCTCCGGAGCCGTTCTTCTTCTCGTGATCCTCTTGAGTCACGTGACGTCAGCGCTGGAAGTGCCCCTTGATC TGCCGCAGCCCCCCACTATTACGCTACAGTCCCCGAAGGATTACATCTTCGACCCGCGGGAGAACATCGTCATCCACTGTGAAGCCAAAGGGAAGCCGCACCCCAA CTTTTCTTGGACGAGGAATGGGAGCCATTTTGATGTGGAGCAAGACTCCAAAGTTCTTATGAAACCTGGTTCAGGAACTCTGGTCATTGACATCAGTGGGGAAAAGGCGGAAGCCTACGAGGGGACGTACCAGTGCACGGCCCACAACGATCACGGCACAGCGCTCTCCAACAACATCGTCATCAGACAGTCCA GGTCCCCCTTGTGGTCGAAAGAAAGACTTGAGGCCATCACGGTGCAGATGGGGGTCTCGCTGGTGCTGCAGTGCCGCCCCCCGGCAGGGCTGCCCCCTCCCGTCATATTTTGGATGGATAACA TCTTCCAGAGGTTGCCGCTGGACAATCGAGTGTCCCAAGCCCTGAACGGAGACTTGTACTTCTCCAATGTCCTCCCGGAGGACAACAGGAATGACTACATCTGCTATGCCCGCTTTCCATATACGCAAACCATCCAGCAGAAGCAGCCCATCTCCGTCACAGTGCTGGAGA TGGATACAATGAATGAGACCTCTTTATACAATATCACTAACTTTAGTG CCAACCCAACAGGGGAGCGCCGCCCCGGGTTCATGACGCCTTTGGGTGCTACCAGCACCAAGATGGTCCTGCGAGGGGAGACCCTGGAGCTGGAATGCATCGCCGAAGGCTT GCCCACCCCGGAGATGTCTtggcagaaagatggcggcgagcTGCCGACCAGCAGGGTTTCCTTCCTCAACTACAAGAAAACACTTAAGGTTTTGGACGTGAGCGAAGCGGATGCTGGCGACTACGCCTGCACGGCGACCAATCGCCTGGGAACCGCACATCACGCCATCAAAGTCACCGTTAAAG CTGCTCCATTCTGGATCAGCGCTCCCAGGAACCTGATCCTCGCCCCAAATGAGACCGGCATCCTGAATTGCAGAGTCAGCGGAGACCCGAAGCCGGATATTAGTTGGTTTGTCAATGGAGTCTCAATAGAAA ACGCTCCCGAGGACCCCACGCGCAAGGTGGATGCCGATACGGTAATTCTTACCCGTGTCCAGTCCGGGTCCAGTGCGGTTTACCAGTGCAACGCGTCCAATGAATTTGGCTACCTGATCGCCAACGCCTTCGTCAGTGTGCTCG CCGAGCCCCCGAGGGTGCTTACTCCTCCCAACCAAGTGTACCAGGTCATCACCAATAGCCCGGCTTTACTACATTGTGCCACTTTCGGCTCACCGATCCCGACCATCACGTG GTACAAGGATGGTCAGATCAGCATCAAGAGCGAAGACCCCTACGTGATCCACGAGAACGGCACCCTGGAGATCAACGTGGCCCAGTCGCAAAACAGCGGCAAGTACACGTGCATCGCCAGCAACAGCCTGGGCATCAAAGAGAACCACgttttcctccaagtcaaagaGCCCACGCGCATCCTCAAGCAGCCGGAGTACAAAGTGGTGCAACGGGGCATGAGCGCCGTCTTCGAGTGCAAAGTCAAACACGACCCGTCTCTCGTCCCCACCATGACCTGGCTCAAAAACAACGGCGAGCTGCCCGACGACGAGAG GTTCGAGGTGGATACCGACAGTTTGGTCATCAAAGACGTGACGGATGAAGACGAGGGCACTTACACGTGCATCATGAACACAACCCTGGACCGGGATTTCGCCAGCGCCACGCTTACCGTCGTCG AGAAACCGGACCCGCCCGCTGATCTGGAACTCACTGACCAAACTGAACGGAGCGTTCAGCTCACCTGGATCCCTGGAGATGAACACAACAGTCCCACACAAA AGTTTTTGATCCAGTATGAGGATTTGCTGCACCAGCCCGGCATGTGGGTCAACATGACAGAAGTGGCTGGTACGAGCACCACGGCGCAACTGGAGCTCTCGCCGTACGTCTACTACTCCTTCCGGGTTCTGGCCAAGAATCAGGTGGGCTACAGCCAACCCAGCCTGCCGTCGCGCCAGTACAGAACCAACCCGTCAG CCCCTGATGAGAATCCGTCAGATGTCCGGGGAGAAGGAAAAGAACCTGGCAACCTGGTCATCTCCTGGACT TCGCTAACAGGATTCCAGTCAAATGGGCCCGGGCTGGAGTACAAGGTGCTGTGGAGACAAAAGGACGTGGATCAAGATTGGTCCTCCAAGACGGTGGCCAACGCGTCCCATTTTGTCGTGTCCGGGGTTCCCGTCTACGTTCCCTACGAGATCAAAGTTCAAGCGCTGAACGATTACGGCAACGGGCCGGAGGCCGCCGTCGTCGTCGGATACTCCGGGGAAGACG TGCCTTTGTCCGCCCCCGATGGCGTGATGGTGACGGTTCACAACAGCACGATGGCACAAGTGCACTGGGAGCCGGTGTCCTCCAACTCGGTCCGTGGGAAACTAAAGGGCTACAAG GTGTACTACCGTCGCGAGCGAGGCTTGCATGCGACCGAGGAGGAAGTGGCTCAAGAGTCGCAAGATCAGATTCTGACCTTCAGCGGGAACCGGACCGAGGGACACCTGCTGGGCCTGCAACCCTACAGCCTGTACAACATCTTCATCAGGGTTCTGAATAGCAAAGGAGAAGGTCCTCAGAGTCAGGATAAGCAATTTGAGACACCTGAGGGAG TTCCAGGACCGCCTTCTTTTCTAAACGCCCTGAATCCCAATTTGGACTCGCTCACTCTGGAATGGGGCCCACCACTGAACAAAAATGGACGTCTCATTGGATACACGCTTAAATACCAGCCAG TCGTGAATAGCACCGAAGTGGGGCCCGTCACCGTCCTGGATTTTCTGGTCAACGAGACCACCGTGACGCTGGACAACCTGAATTCCAGCGTCCTCTACAAGTTCTACCTGAGTGCAAAGACCATCAAAGGCGCCGGCGCCAATTTCACCAAAGAGGCCTCCACCGTCATGGAAACGA CCGTGCCCAGTCGACATGTGGACATCGCCACGCAAGGCTGGTTCATCGGGCTCATGTGCGCAATCGCTCTGCTCATCCTGGTGCTCCTCATCGTCTGCTTCATCAAGAGGAACAAGGGCGGCAAATATCCAG TGAAAGAGAAAGAAGAAGCCCACCAAGACCCAGAAATCCAGCCCATGAAGGAGGACGATGGCACATTTGGAGAATACAG tGACACAGAAGACCACAAGCCGCTGAAGGGCAGCCGGACGCCGTCCAACGGCACGGTGCGGCGCGACGAGAGCGACGACAGCCTGGTGGACTACGGCGAGGGCGGGGACGGCCAGTTCAACGAGGACGGCTCCTTCATCGGCCAGTACAGCGGCAAGAAGGAGAAGGACACGCACGAGGGCAACGAGAGCTCCGAGGCCCCGTCGCCCGTCAACGCCATGAACTCTTTTGTCTAA